The Epinephelus lanceolatus isolate andai-2023 chromosome 1, ASM4190304v1, whole genome shotgun sequence genome has a window encoding:
- the LOC144464163 gene encoding uncharacterized protein LOC144464163: MARRKAKKPQEDDTSILLESTVSQSKRRINSYVAPALVFIIIFTVCIMGWFCIQQQSSLDQLSETFTTMQKRITNLQQVMEMTDSQLDTGFGLEERIFALEEAQKQAQEKAEVALATSEKLKNSGHHSQLSALRDEMDTRLTEIKQVTLSVTALQAMFKNQSEKFEAMKKSVVAGLSSSSALAESVVRLSATVSSACSRIDKQVASVEALNAQLAGQALELSELKESMHLHNVALHTNNQEMAAIKELSEAKQAMHTQALEEMLRSVQTTLDEQFSTSQTVRSSVMAQLQTFHTQLANAPSWTVKRKSNEEDQAAEDLIFTTAQNVTEVQEMIEDVEEEQEQQDVEDEAGEDAKEEQEEEEEEAEVEEEEEEREYEEEEVEEDEEEDEEEDEEEEEEDEEDEEEEEEDEEEDEEEAEKEEEEEDDKEEEQPLEQEVEGGTIEEQEDDTTAEEEEITEEEQDDEEITEQSEEQEVDESEEDG; encoded by the exons aTGGCCAGACGCAAGGCAAAGAAACCTCAAGAAGACGACACCTCCATATTGTTGGAGTCAACAGTGTCGCAGTCCAAGAGGAGGATAAACTCCTATGTTGCTCCAGCTTTGGTGTTCATTATTATCTTCACAGTCTGTATAATGGGGTGGTTTTGTATACAGCAGCAGTCCAGCCTCGACCAACTGTCAGAGACTTTTACAACAATGCAGAAGAGAATCACAAACCTGCAGCAGGTGATGGAGATGACGGACTCACAG CTTGACACAGGGTTCGGTTTGGAGGAGAGGATCTTTGCCCTGGAGGAGGCCCAGAAACAGGCTCAGGAGAAAGCTGAAGTCGCCCTGGCCACGTCAGAGAAGTTAAAGAACTCCGGACACCACTCACAGCTTTCAGCCCTTCGTGATGAAATGGACACTCGACTGACTGAGATAAAGCAGGTCACCCTGTCTGTCACAGCTCTCCAAGCCATGTTCAAGAACCAGAGTGAGAAGTTCGAAGCCATGAAGAAGAGCGTAGTGGCTGGTTTGAGCTCCAGCTCAGCACTGGCTGAAAGTGTTGTTAGGCTGTCCGCTACTGTGTCCAGTGCATGCTCCAGAATTGATAAACAGGTTGCGTCAGTGGAGGCGCTTAATGCACAATTAGCAGGACAAGCCTTAGAGCTGAGTGAGCTGAAAGAGTCAATGCACCTTCATAATGTTGCACTTCATACAAACAACCAGGAGATGGCTGCAATAAA ggaGCTTTCTGAAGCTAAGCAGgccatgcacacacaggcattAGAGGAGATGCTCAGGTCTGTGCAGACGACTCTGGATGAGCAATTTTCCACTTCACAGACTGTCCGCAGCAGCGTCATGGCTCAGCTGCAGACTTTTCACACCCAG TTGGCGAATGCTCCTTCCTGGACAGTTAAACGTAAGTCAAATGAGGAGGACCAAGCAGCAGAAGACTTAATCTTCACTACAGCACAGAATGTCACTGAGGTGCAGGAGATGATAGAAGATgttgaggaggagcaggagcaaCAGGATGTTGAGGATGAAGCAGGAGAGGACGcaaaggaggaacaggaggaggaggaggaagaggctgaggtggaggaggaggaggaggagcgggagtacgaggaggaggaggtggaggaagatgaggaggaggacgaggaggaggacgaggaggaggaggaggaagatgaggaggacgaggaggaggaggaggaagacgaggaggaggatgaggaggaggctgagaaggaggaggaggaggaagatgacaaGGAGGAGGAACAGCCACTGGAACAGGAAGTGGAGGGGGGCACTATAGAGGAGCAGGAAGATGACACAACTGCAGAAGAGGAAGAAATTACAGAAGAAGAGCAAGATGATGAGGAAATTACAGAACAGAGTGAGGAGCAGGAGGTGGATGAAAGTGAGGAGGACGGGTAA
- the LOC117256926 gene encoding immunoglobulin-like and fibronectin type III domain-containing protein 1 encodes MSSKTNHDPKASVAITKKSRVPGVTITQYVEQLPLGKSTPDFARKPMATTAQEGKKGMFKAMVSGEPTPTVTWGRNKGDVDDPKKYITRCDARAKEHILEILNVKQEDADTYKCFATNEYGQAVATATLSVTEAGIKKKAHEANGQAQDFRKMLKKTVVVTRKKQLPPQKDGEIDPKLWELLISAPKKDYEKICFEFGITDFRWMLKRLNQMKKEREDEQAKVVEQLENVKQIEVKPSGRAEFGFDMKLHDPNSAINLFKDGTMVPYDEDENSKHSLKKSGTNYLFSIKDPQPEDAGFYQVDVEEANVLTTDFRVPAVEFIAKIKDVKAFESEDAVFQCVLSTPLNRITWSTQDSSLEHGDKYEITVSEDKLIHTLRVKDCKMADNGAYYAIAGITSSSASLKVEDRGVQFVSGLSDTVANVGERAELSCKLSNETSEGRWYKNGKLLTNGDGVTIIKDGACHRLIIDCCSKDDAAEYRFEAEGRKSEATLNIQDPPKIDSDALGKFTQPVIIKAGENAEWKLPFSGGEPMNIQWYKDDDELLPALNVKIDTSATESKLRLMKCQRKDSGEVKIKIKNEFGTMEAISKLIVLDKPTPPQGPVDIMESAVTSVEFKWKPPKDSGGCPITHYIIDRQQVGRNKWLNLGEIPGSNPSYKDSDVDPGRRYCYRIRAKNAEGISDYLQTEDIPAGVLRYPGSPTAPKVVSAFKDCINLTWCPPCDTGGTKIVGYNLEKNKKGTNYWSLVNHGGPITDTKYAVKDVFEGAAYEFRVSAINLSGAGDPSIPCETVVARDPMKPPGKVTDLKLTSSNYTTFSLAWTKPKEMKGVEDEAQGYYVEIRPIENLEWTRCNAMPITLTSYTVLGLKAMATYWVRVIATNYGGDGEPQGFDNYIIAMPPPVRPKFKDRNMKSFVVVRSGNTVRLNINFEASPMPEIVWLKDAVPLPKHVTITNSDKGSQLLIPTSERSDSGIYTITVKNIVGQESFNVEIRVTDDPRPPGPVELDQNIPGTVTLSWTPSPDEKRDDRLHYMVSKRDSFKRNWRTVADNLFNNKFTVVNILPGREYNFRVFAKNDMGLSPPSESPMFGTPKEKGKFKVNMPEAKSFNFQSPPSFIVPLKMRTAPQGYECNMSCAIKGDPAPRVTWYCNNINLNTNTNYHITNVCGVCSLLILRVGPRDNGEYKVVIDNKLGTAESSMTLNVRE; translated from the exons ATGAGTTCAAAAACAAACCACGACCCAAAAGCCTCAG TGGCTATCACCAAAAAGTCCAGAGTTCCCGGAGTTACAATCACTCAGTATGTTGAGCAGCTGCCTTTAGGAAAGTCAACACCTGACTTCGCACGGAAGCCAATGGCAACAACGGCTCAAGAGG GTAAGAAAGGAATGTTCAAAGCTATGGTTAGTGGAGAACCGACACCAACTGTAACATGGGGGCGTAACAAAGGTGACGTTGATGACCCAAAGAAGTACATCACCAGATGTGATGCAAGAGCCAAAGAGCACATTTTAGAG ATACTCAATGTAAAACAAGAGGATGCTGACACCTACAAATGCTTTGCCACCAACGAGTACGGACAGGCTGTCGCCACTGCAACGCTCTCtgttacagaag ctGGCATCAAAAAGAAAGCCCATGAAG cCAATGGACAAGCACAAGATTTCAGAAAAATGCTAAAGAAGAC TGTTGttgtcaccagaaaaaaacaactcccACCACAAAAAGACGGAGAAATTGACCCTAAACTCTGGGAGCTGCTTATCTCTGCCCCAAAGAAGGACTACgaaaaaatctgttttgaaTTTGGTATTACCGACTTTCGCTGGATGCTGAAGAGACTCAACCAGATGAAGAAGGAAAGGGAGGATGAGCAGGCAAAG GTTGTAGAGCAACTGGAAAATGTGAAACAAATAGAAGTGAAACCCAGTGGAAGAGCTGAATTTGGCTTCGACATGAAACTACATGATCCCAACAGTGCCATTAACTTATTCAAG GACGGGACAATGGTTCCATATGATGAGGATGAAAATTCAAAGCACAGCCTAAAGAAATCAGGGACAAATTATCTTTTCAGCATCAAAGATCCTCAGCCAGAAGACGCTGGATTTTACCAGGTTGATGTTGAAGAGGCAAATGTCCTTACAACTGACTTTAGAG TGCCTGCTGTGGAGTTCATAGCCAAGATCAAGGATGTGAAGGCCTTTGAAAGTGAGGACGCCGTCTTTCAGTGTGTCTTGTCAACACCCCTCAACAGAATAACGTGGTCCACACAGGACTCGTCACTTGAACATGGGGACAAATATGAGATCACTGTCTCAGAGGACAAACTAATTCACACACTGAGAGTTAAAGACTGTAAAATGGCAGATAACGGAGCATATTATGCCATCGCTGGGATAACATCCAGCAGTGCCTCTCTCAAAGTGGAAG ATCGTGGTGTTCAGTTTGTCAGTGGGCTGTCAGATACTGTTGCTAATGTTGGTGAACGGGCTGAGCTGTCTTGCAAACTAAGCAATGAGACCTCTGAGGGACGCTGGTATAAAAATGGGAAGCTG CTTACCAATGGGGACGGGGTAACAATTATCAAAGATGGAGCCTGTCACAGGTTGATAATTGACTGCTGTTCAAAAGATGATGCAGCTGAGTACCGCTTTGAAGCTGAAGGCCGTAAATCAGAGGCAACACTTAATATTCAAG ACCCACCAAAAATTGACTCTGATGCACTTGGAAAATTCACTCAgccagtcattataaaggcagGTGAAAATGCAGAATGGAAGCTGCCCTTCTCAGGTGGGGAACCGATGAATATACAGTGGTACAAGGACGACGACGAGCTTTTGCCCGCTCTCAATGTGAAGATTGACACATCAGCTACAGAGAGCAAACTACGCCTCATGAAGTGTCAAAGGAAAGATAGCGGAGaggtcaaaatcaaaatcaaaaacgaATTTGGTACAATGGAGGCAATTTCCAAACTGATTGTGTTGG ACAAACCCACACCACCACAAGGACCTGTGGACATTATGGAAAGTGCTGTGACATCTGTCGAGTTCAAATGGAAGCCACCAAAAGACAGTGGCGGATGCCCAATCACACACTATATTATAGACCGCCAACAAGTGGGGCGCAATAAATGGTTGAATCTGGGTGAGATCCCTGGCAGCAACCCAAGTTACAAAGATTCAGATGTGGACCCTGGAAGGAGATACTGCTACCGGATCAGAGCCAAGAACGCAGAAGGCATCAGTGATTACCTGCAGACAGAGGACATACCAGCTGGTGTATTAC GTTATCCAGGATCCCCAACAGCACCTAAAGTTGTCAGTGCCTTTAAAGACTGCATCAATCTGACCTGGTGTCCTCCATGTGACACTGGAGGAACCAAAATAGTGGGATACAATTTGGAAAAGAACAAGAAAGGCACTAATTACTGGAGCCTTGTGAACCACGGAGGGCCCATTACAG ACACAAAGTATGCAGTGAAAGATGTTTTTGAAGGGGCAGCATATGAATTTAGGGTGTCGGCTATCAACCTCTCTGGTGCTGGAGATCCTAGTATTCCATGTGAAACAGTAGTCGCGAGAGATCCAATGA AACCCCCAGGCAAAGTCACAGACCTGAAGTTAACATCCTCCAATTACACCACATTTTCACTGGCTTGGACTAAACCTAAAGAAATGAAAGGGGTAGAGGATGAAGCCCAAGGCTACTACGTGGAGATCAGACCAATAGAGAACCTTGAATGGACCCGCTGTAATGCCATGCCAATTACTCTAACTTCCTACACCGTGCTTGGCTTGAAGGCAATGGCCACCTACTGGGTGAGAGTAATTGCCACCAATTACGGAGGTGATGGAGAACCTCAAGGTTTTGACAATTACATCATTGCCATGCCTCCTCCTG TGAGGCCGAAGTTTAAAGATCGCAACATGAAGTCCTTCGTGGTGGTACGATCTGGAAACACAGTCCGCCTGAACATCAACTTTGAG GCCTCCCCCATGCCAGAAATTGTGTGGCTAAAAGATGCTGTTCCTTTACCCAAACATGTAACCATTACCAACTCTGATAAAGGCTCTCAGCTGCTGATCCCCACATCTGAGCGGTCTGACAGTGGCATCTACACCATTACTGTCAAGAACATTGTCGGCCAGGAGAGCTTCAATGTTGAAATCAGAGTTACAG ATGATCCCAGGCCTCCAGGTCCAGTGGAGCTGGATCAGAACATCCCAGGAACAGTTACTCTGTCCTGGACTCCCTCCCCAGATGAGAAGAGGGACGACAGACTGCACTACATGGTATCCAAGCGGGACTCCTTCAAACGCAATTGGAGGACAGTTGCAGACAATCTCTTCAACAATAAGTTCACAGTTGTCAATATTTTGCCCGGACGGGAGTATAACTTCAGGGTCTTTGCTAAAAATGACATGGGTCTTTCACCACCCTCTGAATCCCCTATGTTTGGAACCCCAAAGGAAAAAG gAAAGTTCAAAGTAAACATGCCAGAGGCAAAATCCTTTAACTTCCAGTCACCTCCATCGTTTATCGTTCCCCTGAAGATGCGCACAGCTCCACAGGGTTATGAGTGCAACATGAGCTGCGCAATTAAGGGTGATCCAGCTCCACGTGTGACATGGTACTGCAACAATATCAATCTGAACACAAACACCAACTACCACATCACCAACGTATGTGGAGTCTGCTCCTTGCTTATACTGAGAGTGGGACCCAGAGACAACGGGGAATACAAGGTCGTCATTGACAACAAACTGGGGACAGCCGAGTCCTCAATGACCCTCAACGTCAGAG AGTga